From one Cydia strobilella chromosome 24, ilCydStro3.1, whole genome shotgun sequence genomic stretch:
- the LOC134752123 gene encoding uncharacterized protein LOC134752123 produces the protein MASKLSKEASFKQLVAGMNSVARKFLWMQIKLCTTSKKGRRFSLEEKVIALSIMKQSPKCYRFLQRIFILPCKTTLNKLLLNVNIEAGINTQVFNVIKQEVCKWNGAKRMCSIIFDEMKLEAGVHYSRKHDNINGFVELSEKTNHLADHALAFMIKGAVYKWQQPMAYYFSEGAASGPQMKAIIKAIVSAVCETGLQPIAVISDQGTSFQSAFKSLQEDTRRSQILAGQEPNDTIHLNGQSLSVLYDPPHLIKGVRNNFLTKNIVMEDKVSKWQDLVDVYRTDCGHAQARLLHKLNDEHILPEKIKKMKVKNCVRVFSQTMAGALSYTASFSHYADGTPVSATLANTAELVAFLDDLFDSVNGASTHHKHTKGKKLRTAVTENSEHHAFWAKAIPIIENMKFCDQNGKLTTVPSLRNWVTTLKSFQRLWQVMKDKNIKIMRPRYFNSDAIENFFGRVRAYNARNNDPTCYAFECTFKSLLITNFIKFHENTYNCEEDCAEQVIKIQSLFSHTEETSLMDENTAISVDSAPSSFSVSNDREDGAEQLLVQATRERLHVHSRAYTAGWVTRKVLKTLGCKNCEKDLTTEETDIHKWISKREYNVIKKNKLTYPSEHAVASFGNIVEKSNEYLEHNAHKSNIKKQITQILMSKYSFDFIKCESHRDLARQTFISVSLTLSIFNWCNTINKILKGTDVSRLNIKNLPLMQAQAYRKYKKRFRNK, from the exons ATGGCGTCTAAGTTGTCAAAAGAGGCTTCGTTCAAACAATTAGTGGCAGGAATGAACTCTGTGGCAAGAAAATTTCTGTGGATGCAGATTAAACTCTGTACTACGAGTAAAAAAGGCAGAAGGTTTAGCCTAGAGGAGAAAGTAATTGCACTTTCAATTATGAAGCAAAGCCCGAAATGCTACAGATTCTTGCAGAGAATATTCATCCTGCCATGCAAAACGACACTGAACAAGTTGTTATTAAATGTGAACATTGAAGCTGGCATTAATACTCAAGTCTTTAATGTCATTAAACAAGAG gTCTGCAAATGGAATGGGGCCAAAAGAATGTGTTCCATAATATTTGACGAGATGAAGTTGGAGGCTGGCGTCCATTACTCGAGAAAACATGACAATATCAATGGATTCGTGGAATTGTCTGAGAAGACCAACCACTTGGCCGACCACGCTCTAGCATTTATGATTAAAGGCGCGGTTTATAAGTGGCAACAACCGATGGCGTATTATTTCTCCGAAGGTGCCGCGTCGGGTCCGCAGATGAAGGCCATCATCAAGGCAATAGTGTCGGCCGTGTGCGAGACGGGCCTGCAGCCGATCGCTGTGATAAGCGACCAAGGGACTTCGTTTCAAAGCGCCTTTAAAAGCCTTCAAGAGGATACTAGAAGATCACAAATCTTAGCAGGCCAGGAGCCCA ATGACACTATACACTTAAATGGCCAAAGCCTTAGTGTGTTGTATGACCCGCCACATTTAATTAAAGGAGTCAGGAATAACTTCTTAACGAAGAATATTGTAATGGAGGATAAAGTCTCTAAGTGGCAGGACTTGGTGGACGTGTACCGCACCGACTGCGGCCACGCGCAGGCTCGCCTGCTGCACAAGCTCAACGACGAGCACATACTCCcggagaaaattaaaaaaatgaag GTGAAAAACTGTGTACGTGTTTTCAGTCAAACCATGGCAGGAGCTTTATCCTACACAGCTTCATTTT CGCACTACGCGGACGGCACACCGGTCAGCGCGACGCTGGCCAACACGGCGGAGCTGGTGGCGTTCCTCGACGACCTCTTCGATAGCGTCAACGGTGCCAGCACGCACCACAAGCACACCAAGGGAAAGAAATTACGGACTGCAGTGACAGAAAACTCTGAACATCACGCTTTCTGGGCGAAGGCCATACCTATCATCGAAAACATGAAATTCTGCGATCAGAACGGCAAACTGACCACAGTGCCGAGCTTAAGAAATTGGGTGACGACGTTAAAAAGTTTTCAAAGGCTGTGGCAGGTCATGAAAGATAAAAACATAAAGATAATGCGCCCGCGGTATTTTAATTCTGACGCGATCGAAAATTTCTTTGGAAGAGTGCGGGCATACAATGCCAGAAATAATGACCCGACCTGCTACGCCTTTGAGTGCACATTTAAGTCAttactaattactaattttataaaatttcacgaaaatacTTATAATTGTGAAGAAGACTGTGCTGAGCAAGTTATTAAAATTCAATCATTGTTTTCGCACACCGAAGAAACCAGTTTAATGGACGAGAATACTGCCATATCAGTTGATTCTGCGCCTTCCTCATTTTCGGTCTCCAACGATCGTGAGGACGGCGCAGAACAACTATTGGTTCAAGCCACACGGGAGCGTCTACATGTACACTCGCGGGCATATACCGCGGGATGGGTCACTAGAAAAGTATTGAAAACACTTGGTTGCAAAAACTGTGAAAAAGATTTAACAACAGAAGAAACAGATATCCACAAATGGATATCTAAAAGagaatataatgtaattaaaaaaaataaattgacCTATCCCTCGGAGCATGCTGTGGCGTCTTTTGGCAACATTGTCGAAAAATCAAATGAATATTTGGAACACAACGCGCATaaatcaaacataaaaaaacaaatcactcAAATTTTAATGTCCAAATATTCATTTGATTTTATCAAATGCGAAAGTCACCGTGATTTGGCTAGGCAGACGTTCATTTCTGTATCTTTAACTCTGAGCATTTTTAACTGGtgtaatacaataaataaaattttaaaaggcACCGATGTATCGAGACTGAATATTAAGAACTTGCCTCTCATGCAAGCACAGGCTTACAGGAAATATAAGAAAAGGTTcagaaata
- the LOC134752412 gene encoding uncharacterized protein LOC134752412 has translation MELESMGNSDHSYARKRHYDHTYAMNAPMNVSNDAAAVLVPSHITTVVDTADGSLESMPPIAGPSTEASHRNSEPVSSADQPCIAVVEPSFEQTPPQTGNKNINVHQI, from the exons ATGGAACTTGAAAGCATGGGAAATTCTGACCACTCTTATGCCAGAAAACGCCATTATGACCACACCTATGCTATGAATGCACCAATGAATGTATCAAATGATGCTGCTGCTGTACTTGTACCGTCACACATAACAACTGTAGTTGATACAG CAGATGGTTCACTGGAATCCATGCCACCTATTGCGGGACCGTCGACTGAGGCATCTCATCGAAATTCAg AGCCCGTCTCCTCTGCAGATCAACCTTGCATTGCGGTTGTGGAGCCATCATTTGAGCAAACTCCACCGCAAACAGGTAACAAGAACATAAATGTACATCAGATCTAA